The proteins below are encoded in one region of Pseudonocardia sp. DSM 110487:
- a CDS encoding bifunctional diguanylate cyclase/phosphodiesterase, translating into MSLTSSPLPLAADRPRGAGAAAAAALALLTLAGLGAVLDGDARQLVANLGVLGLAAGGGLGCFGAARRTGGRIRRGWGALAVACWSWAAGQAAWTVYENVLGIAAPYPSLADLGYLGFPAAALVGLAFLAPPGSGLATPRRVLDALLVGCAVGLVAWVTVLDPVIGTSGDSMLHAAASVVYPVADAVLLSVTVLTLAQTRDAPLRWGLLGAAVLAMAASDATFAYQIAVGTYATGSAVEWGWRIAFCLLGIAGTLVRGGQQAELQSVHEPRESVRAGLLPYLPLAAAAVLVALEAAGGVGLDGVEVACIAALVLLVLVRQYVTMRENQELTRAIQQREVELHHLAFHDPLTSLANRALFLDRLKHALDRAERTRQPVSVAFVDLDGFKAVNDTLGHAAGDALLIEVAGRLRGALRSADTLARLGGDEFAVLVEQGDDATTAARRLLGTLKDPFHVHGRSVAVSASIGVATVEAGQDIGTDAATRAATLVHRADVAMYAVKASGKGDVAAHTAALDGEPADRAERHAVRRVRPPLPEAFADALHRGDVQAIYQPVVDPVSGRISAMEVLARWTHEGEPVSPATFIPACAAAGLSGQLTALMLEQGCAQLGLWNAGLAHRRLRIAVNVDPTEFGDSGLPDRVAGVMRRYGISPGQLALEMTEIAVNNRPANAVDVMHRLRELGVRIALDDFGTGYSTLARLSRTPVDTVKIDRSFVAHIDHDEQQRWFLRGLLDLARHLGLRTVAEGVERAGQLHELRRQGCDLVQGHFIARPATGAQLTPAVLADLPILAPHLRGMRASETRLAAGRWFRPASEPG; encoded by the coding sequence ATGAGCCTCACGTCGAGCCCGCTGCCGCTCGCGGCGGATCGCCCGCGCGGCGCGGGCGCCGCCGCGGCGGCGGCCCTGGCGCTGCTGACGCTCGCGGGGCTCGGCGCCGTGCTCGACGGTGACGCACGACAGCTGGTGGCCAATCTCGGTGTGCTCGGGCTCGCCGCGGGCGGTGGGCTCGGCTGCTTCGGTGCGGCCCGGCGCACCGGGGGACGCATCCGCCGCGGATGGGGTGCCCTCGCCGTGGCCTGCTGGTCGTGGGCGGCCGGGCAGGCGGCGTGGACGGTGTACGAGAACGTGTTGGGCATCGCCGCCCCGTACCCGTCACTCGCCGACCTCGGCTATCTGGGCTTCCCCGCCGCCGCGCTCGTCGGGCTGGCCTTCCTCGCCCCTCCGGGCTCCGGCCTCGCCACGCCGCGCCGCGTGCTGGACGCGCTCCTCGTCGGCTGCGCCGTGGGACTGGTCGCGTGGGTGACGGTACTCGACCCGGTGATCGGCACCTCCGGCGACTCGATGCTGCACGCCGCCGCGTCGGTCGTCTACCCCGTCGCGGACGCGGTGCTGCTCTCCGTCACGGTCCTGACGCTCGCCCAGACCCGGGACGCGCCGCTGCGCTGGGGCCTGCTCGGCGCCGCGGTGCTCGCGATGGCCGCGTCCGACGCCACGTTCGCCTATCAGATCGCGGTGGGCACCTACGCCACCGGTTCGGCCGTCGAATGGGGGTGGCGGATCGCGTTCTGCCTGCTCGGGATCGCAGGCACGCTCGTGCGCGGCGGCCAGCAGGCGGAGCTGCAGAGCGTCCACGAGCCTCGCGAATCCGTCCGCGCCGGGCTGCTGCCCTACCTCCCGCTCGCGGCCGCCGCCGTGCTCGTGGCCCTGGAAGCCGCGGGTGGGGTTGGCCTCGACGGCGTGGAGGTCGCGTGCATCGCCGCGCTGGTGCTGCTCGTCCTCGTGCGCCAGTACGTGACGATGCGGGAGAACCAGGAGCTCACGCGCGCCATCCAGCAGCGCGAGGTGGAGCTGCACCACCTCGCCTTCCACGACCCGCTCACCAGCCTCGCCAACCGGGCGCTGTTCCTCGACCGGCTCAAACACGCCCTCGACCGGGCCGAGCGCACCCGGCAGCCGGTCTCCGTGGCCTTCGTCGACCTGGACGGGTTCAAGGCCGTCAACGACACGCTCGGGCACGCTGCGGGCGACGCGCTGCTGATCGAGGTGGCCGGCCGCCTGCGCGGGGCACTGCGCAGCGCCGACACCCTCGCCCGCCTCGGCGGTGACGAGTTCGCCGTGCTGGTGGAACAGGGTGACGATGCCACGACCGCCGCCCGGCGGCTGCTGGGCACGCTGAAGGACCCGTTCCACGTGCACGGCCGGTCGGTGGCGGTATCGGCGAGCATCGGCGTCGCCACCGTCGAGGCGGGGCAGGACATCGGCACCGACGCCGCCACCCGCGCCGCCACCCTGGTGCACCGCGCCGACGTCGCTATGTACGCGGTGAAGGCGTCCGGCAAGGGGGACGTGGCCGCCCACACCGCCGCGCTCGACGGCGAGCCGGCCGACAGGGCCGAGCGGCACGCGGTGCGCCGGGTCCGCCCACCGCTGCCCGAGGCGTTCGCCGACGCGCTGCACCGCGGCGACGTGCAGGCCATCTACCAGCCGGTGGTGGACCCGGTGTCCGGCCGGATCTCCGCCATGGAGGTGCTTGCCCGCTGGACGCACGAGGGCGAGCCGGTGTCGCCTGCCACGTTCATCCCGGCCTGCGCGGCGGCGGGCCTGTCCGGCCAGCTGACCGCGCTCATGCTGGAGCAGGGGTGCGCCCAGCTCGGCCTGTGGAACGCCGGTCTCGCGCACCGGCGGCTGCGGATCGCGGTGAACGTCGACCCCACCGAGTTCGGCGACAGCGGCCTGCCCGACCGGGTGGCGGGGGTCATGCGCCGCTACGGCATCTCCCCCGGCCAGCTGGCGCTGGAGATGACCGAGATCGCGGTGAACAACCGGCCCGCGAACGCCGTCGACGTGATGCACCGGCTGCGCGAGCTCGGCGTCCGGATCGCGCTCGACGACTTCGGAACCGGCTACTCCACGCTGGCCAGGCTCTCCCGCACCCCCGTGGACACCGTGAAGATCGACAGGTCCTTCGTGGCCCACATCGACCACGACGAGCAGCAGCGCTGGTTCCTGCGCGGCCTGCTCGACCTCGCCCGCCACTTGGGCCTGCGGACCGTCGCCGAGGGCGTCGAGCGGGCCGGGCAGCTGCACGAGCTGCGCAGGCAGGGCTGCGACCTGGTGCAGGGCCACTTCATCGCCCGGCCCGCCACGGGTGCGCAGCTCACCCCCGCCGTGCTCGCCGACCTGCCGATCCTCGCCCCCCACCTGCGCGGGATGCGGGCGAGCGAGACGCGGCTCGCCGCGGGCCGCTGGTTCCGCCCGGCCTCCGAACCCGGCTGA
- a CDS encoding 2-hydroxy-3-oxopropionate reductase codes for MTTIAFIGLGIMGAPMAGHLIDAGHDVVGYNRSRPAVDKLVERGGRAASSVADAVRDAEVVITMVPDSPDVEDVALGEDGIYATAKPGTLHVDCSTIRPDVARAIAEAGNERGIRVVDAPVSGGEAGAKEGTLSIMVGGAAEDVEAARPYLDVVGGTVVHVGPAGAGQTVKAANQLIVAGNIQLLAEALVFLEAHGVDTAAATEVLGGGLAGSTVLQRKAAGMRAREFAPGFRIDLHHKDLGIVTAAAREAGVTIPLGAHVAQLVGALRAMGHGDLDHSALLLLVERLSGRGGT; via the coding sequence GTGACGACCATCGCCTTCATCGGCCTCGGCATCATGGGTGCCCCCATGGCCGGGCACCTGATCGACGCCGGCCACGACGTGGTGGGCTACAACCGCTCCCGCCCCGCCGTCGACAAGCTCGTCGAGCGCGGCGGCCGGGCCGCGAGCAGCGTGGCCGACGCGGTGCGCGACGCCGAGGTCGTGATCACGATGGTGCCGGACAGTCCGGATGTCGAGGATGTCGCGCTGGGTGAGGACGGTATCTACGCGACCGCGAAGCCCGGCACCCTGCACGTCGACTGCTCCACGATCCGCCCGGACGTCGCCCGCGCCATCGCCGAGGCGGGGAACGAGCGCGGCATCCGCGTCGTCGACGCGCCCGTCAGCGGCGGCGAGGCCGGCGCGAAGGAGGGCACTCTCTCGATCATGGTCGGCGGTGCGGCCGAGGACGTCGAGGCGGCGCGGCCATACCTGGACGTGGTCGGCGGCACCGTCGTGCACGTCGGCCCGGCTGGTGCGGGCCAGACCGTGAAGGCCGCCAACCAGCTGATCGTCGCCGGTAACATCCAGCTGCTCGCCGAGGCCCTCGTCTTCCTCGAGGCGCACGGCGTCGACACCGCGGCCGCCACCGAGGTGCTCGGCGGCGGGCTCGCCGGCAGCACCGTGCTGCAGCGCAAGGCCGCCGGTATGCGGGCGCGCGAGTTCGCGCCCGGCTTCCGGATTGACCTGCACCACAAGGACCTGGGCATCGTCACCGCCGCCGCCCGCGAGGCCGGCGTCACGATCCCGCTCGGTGCGCACGTCGCCCAGCTCGTGGGGGCGCTGCGGGCCATGGGGCACGGCGACCTCGACCACAGCGCGCTGCTGCTGCTCGTCGAGAGGCTGTCCGGGAGGGGTGGAACCTGA
- the gcl gene encoding glyoxylate carboligase, translated as MERMRAVDAAVAILRREGVSHLFGVPGAAINPFYDAVRRDGGLQHVLARHVEGAAHMADGYSRTAAGNIGVCVGTSGPAGTDMVTGLYAAAADSVPLLAITGQAPVARLHKEDFQAVDIAAIAAPVTKWAVTVREPGQVPGVFAQAFHLMRSGRPGPVLIDLPVDVQQAEIAFDIDTYEPLPVHRPAATRAQAEKVLDLLSAAERPIIVAGGGIVGADACAELVELAELLDVPVVPTLMGWGAIPDDHPLMAGMAGLQTSHRYGNATLLASDLVLGIGNRWANRHTGGLDVYRAGRTFVHVDIEPTQVGRVFAPDYGVVSDAGAFLREMLAAAGGRTHPDRSAWVRECARRKGTMQRRTHFDDMPIKPQRVYEECNRAFGPDTRYVSTIGLSQIAAAQFLHVQRPRHWINAGQAGPLGWTAPAALGVRVADPEAFVLAVSGDYDFQFMIEELAVGAQFNLPYLHLVLNNSYLGLIRQAQRAFDMDYCVQLGFDNVNAPGLGKYGVDHVAVAEGLGCKALRVTDPRELAGAFTRARQLMAVHRVPVVVEAICERVTNIAMGTEIDAVQEFEELATTRSHAPTATIPLPA; from the coding sequence ATGGAACGCATGCGCGCCGTCGACGCCGCCGTCGCGATCCTGCGCCGCGAGGGCGTGTCGCACCTGTTCGGAGTGCCCGGTGCGGCGATCAACCCGTTCTACGACGCCGTCCGCCGGGATGGCGGGCTGCAGCACGTGCTCGCCCGGCACGTCGAGGGCGCCGCGCACATGGCCGACGGGTACAGCCGCACGGCCGCCGGGAACATCGGCGTCTGCGTCGGCACCTCTGGCCCGGCCGGCACCGACATGGTCACCGGCCTCTACGCGGCGGCGGCCGACTCCGTGCCGCTGCTCGCGATCACCGGCCAGGCCCCGGTGGCGCGGCTGCACAAGGAGGACTTCCAGGCCGTCGACATCGCCGCCATCGCCGCGCCGGTCACCAAGTGGGCGGTCACGGTGCGCGAGCCCGGCCAGGTGCCGGGCGTGTTCGCCCAGGCCTTCCATCTGATGCGTTCCGGGCGCCCCGGGCCGGTGCTGATCGACCTGCCGGTCGACGTCCAGCAGGCCGAGATCGCCTTCGACATCGACACCTACGAGCCCCTGCCGGTGCACCGGCCCGCCGCCACCCGGGCACAGGCCGAGAAGGTCCTGGACCTCCTATCGGCCGCGGAACGGCCGATCATCGTCGCGGGCGGCGGGATCGTCGGCGCGGATGCCTGCGCCGAGCTCGTGGAGCTGGCCGAGCTCCTCGACGTGCCGGTCGTGCCCACGCTGATGGGCTGGGGCGCCATCCCGGACGACCACCCGCTGATGGCCGGCATGGCCGGGCTGCAGACGTCCCACCGCTACGGCAACGCCACCCTGCTCGCGTCCGACCTCGTGCTCGGCATCGGCAACCGCTGGGCCAACCGGCACACCGGCGGCCTCGACGTCTACCGCGCGGGCCGCACGTTCGTGCACGTCGACATCGAGCCGACGCAGGTCGGGCGCGTGTTCGCGCCCGACTACGGCGTGGTGTCGGACGCCGGGGCTTTCCTGCGCGAGATGCTCGCCGCCGCCGGCGGGCGGACGCATCCGGACCGCAGCGCGTGGGTGCGCGAGTGCGCCCGCCGCAAGGGCACGATGCAGCGCCGCACCCACTTCGACGACATGCCGATCAAGCCGCAGCGGGTGTACGAGGAGTGCAACCGGGCGTTCGGCCCCGACACCCGCTACGTCAGCACCATCGGGCTGTCGCAGATCGCGGCCGCGCAGTTCCTGCACGTCCAGCGCCCGCGGCACTGGATCAACGCGGGGCAGGCCGGCCCGCTGGGCTGGACCGCCCCTGCCGCGCTCGGCGTCCGCGTCGCAGACCCCGAGGCGTTCGTCTTGGCGGTCTCCGGTGACTACGACTTCCAGTTCATGATCGAGGAGCTCGCGGTCGGGGCGCAGTTCAACCTGCCCTACCTGCACCTCGTGCTGAACAACTCCTACCTGGGGCTGATCCGCCAGGCCCAGCGCGCCTTCGACATGGACTACTGCGTGCAGCTCGGCTTCGACAACGTCAACGCGCCCGGCCTGGGCAAGTACGGCGTCGACCACGTCGCGGTCGCAGAGGGCCTCGGCTGCAAGGCCCTGCGCGTGACCGATCCGCGCGAGCTCGCAGGCGCCTTCACCAGGGCTCGGCAACTGATGGCGGTGCACCGCGTGCCCGTTGTGGTGGAGGCGATCTGCGAGCGGGTCACCAACATCGCCATGGGCACCGAGATCGACGCTGTGCAGGAGTTCGAGGAGCTCGCGACGACCCGGTCCCACGCCCCGACCGCAACGATCCCACTCCCGGCCTGA
- a CDS encoding sugar ABC transporter ATP-binding protein, giving the protein MRGIVKQFPGVRALDGVDLDVAAGEVHCLLGQNGAGKSTLIKVLAGAHSPDAGEIVWEGRQVVFAAPQAADAAGIATIYQELDLVPGLSVAENIVLGHEPSRLGFSRPRAAEDIARKLLARLGHPEIPPRRELGRLSAAGQQVVSMARALARDARLIVMDEPSAVLDPEEVQNLFRVIRELTADGVAVVYISHRLEEIREIGDRVTVLKDGRTVARNLAARDTPTADVIRLMTGRTIEYVFPERNRPSDEVVLEVEGLSRAGEFADVSFTVRAGEVVGLAGLVGSGRSEIMETVYGARKATAGTVRVRGRTLRPGSVPVAVRAGMGLAPEERKSQGLLLAEPVFRNVSLPGMGRYARGGFLGPQADLDAAAGVTTQLDVRPADATRPVRTLSGGNQQKVVLARWLLQGCTVLLLDEPTRGVDVGARSEIYALIHRLAAEGAAIVLVSSEVPEVLGLAHRVLVVREGRVVHEAPADELDEGRVLDLVMEGSRA; this is encoded by the coding sequence ATGCGGGGCATCGTCAAGCAGTTCCCGGGGGTGCGCGCGCTCGACGGCGTCGATCTGGACGTCGCCGCCGGCGAGGTGCACTGCCTGCTGGGCCAGAACGGTGCCGGCAAGTCCACTCTGATCAAGGTGCTGGCCGGGGCGCACAGCCCGGACGCCGGCGAGATCGTCTGGGAGGGCCGCCAGGTGGTGTTCGCGGCGCCGCAGGCCGCCGATGCCGCCGGCATTGCCACCATCTACCAGGAGCTGGACCTGGTGCCGGGCCTGTCGGTGGCGGAGAACATCGTGCTCGGGCACGAGCCGTCCCGGCTGGGGTTCAGCCGGCCGCGCGCCGCCGAGGACATCGCGCGGAAGCTGCTGGCCCGGCTCGGGCACCCCGAGATCCCGCCACGGCGCGAGCTGGGCCGGCTCTCGGCCGCCGGCCAGCAGGTGGTGAGCATGGCCAGGGCGCTGGCCCGCGACGCCCGGCTGATCGTGATGGACGAGCCGTCGGCCGTCCTGGACCCGGAGGAGGTCCAGAACCTGTTCCGGGTGATCCGCGAGCTCACCGCCGACGGCGTCGCGGTCGTCTACATCTCCCACCGGCTCGAGGAGATCCGCGAGATCGGCGACCGCGTCACCGTGCTCAAGGACGGCCGCACCGTCGCCCGCAACCTGGCCGCGCGCGACACCCCGACCGCCGACGTCATCCGCCTGATGACCGGCCGCACCATCGAGTACGTCTTCCCGGAGCGGAACCGGCCCTCCGACGAGGTCGTGCTGGAGGTCGAGGGACTCTCGCGCGCCGGTGAGTTCGCGGACGTCTCGTTCACGGTGCGGGCGGGCGAGGTCGTCGGGCTGGCCGGGCTCGTCGGGTCGGGGCGCTCGGAGATCATGGAGACCGTCTACGGGGCGCGCAAGGCCACCGCTGGCACGGTCCGGGTGCGTGGCCGGACGCTGCGGCCGGGCTCCGTGCCCGTCGCGGTTCGCGCCGGGATGGGCCTCGCCCCCGAGGAGCGCAAGAGCCAGGGACTCCTGCTCGCCGAGCCGGTGTTCCGCAACGTCTCGCTCCCGGGAATGGGGCGCTACGCCCGTGGCGGCTTCCTCGGCCCGCAGGCCGACCTGGACGCGGCGGCGGGCGTCACCACCCAGCTCGACGTCCGGCCCGCGGACGCCACCCGGCCGGTCCGCACGCTGTCGGGCGGCAACCAGCAGAAGGTCGTGCTGGCCCGCTGGCTGCTGCAGGGCTGCACGGTGCTGCTGCTCGACGAGCCCACGCGCGGCGTGGACGTCGGTGCCCGCAGCGAGATCTACGCGCTGATCCACCGGCTCGCCGCGGAGGGGGCGGCGATCGTGCTGGTGTCCAGCGAGGTGCCAGAGGTGCTCGGGCTCGCGCACCGCGTGCTCGTCGTGCGGGAGGGCCGGGTGGTCCACGAGGCCCCCGCGGACGAGCTGGACGAGGGGCGCGTGCTCGACCTGGTGATGGAAGGGAGCAGGGCGTGA
- a CDS encoding hydroxypyruvate isomerase family protein → MRYTVNCSILFTELPLLERPAAAKAAGFDAVEFWWPFPTAAPSDAEVDTFVRAIEDAGVQLTGLNLAAGDMPNGDRGLASWPGRETEFRDSIDIAAAIGKRLGTRVFNALYGNRVEGADPRDQDDLAVQNLARAAALLDGTVVLEPLSGADRYPLRTATDALAVADRLNVPNVALLADLYHLTVNGDDVAAVIRDHAARIGHVQIADAPGRHEPGTGEIPFDAHLSALTAAGYTGWIGLEYVPSTDSDHAFDWLRKEEQ, encoded by the coding sequence GTGAGATACACCGTCAACTGCTCGATCCTCTTCACCGAGCTGCCCCTGCTCGAACGGCCAGCCGCGGCGAAGGCCGCCGGGTTCGACGCCGTCGAGTTCTGGTGGCCCTTCCCCACCGCCGCGCCCTCCGACGCCGAGGTCGACACCTTCGTGCGCGCGATCGAGGACGCCGGTGTGCAGCTCACCGGGCTCAACCTGGCCGCGGGCGACATGCCGAACGGGGACCGCGGGCTTGCGTCGTGGCCGGGGCGGGAGACCGAGTTCCGCGACAGCATCGACATCGCAGCCGCGATCGGAAAACGCCTCGGCACGCGGGTGTTCAACGCGCTCTACGGCAACCGCGTCGAGGGCGCCGACCCGCGCGACCAGGACGACCTCGCCGTGCAGAACCTCGCCCGCGCGGCGGCCCTGCTCGACGGCACCGTGGTCCTCGAACCGCTCTCCGGTGCCGACCGCTACCCGCTGCGCACCGCCACCGACGCCCTCGCCGTGGCCGACCGGCTCAACGTGCCGAACGTCGCGCTGCTGGCCGACCTGTACCACCTCACCGTCAACGGCGACGACGTCGCCGCGGTGATCCGCGACCACGCCGCCCGGATCGGGCACGTCCAGATCGCCGACGCCCCCGGCCGCCACGAGCCCGGCACCGGCGAGATCCCCTTCGACGCGCACCTCTCCGCCCTCACCGCGGCCGGCTACACCGGGTGGATCGGGCTGGAGTACGTGCCGTCCACCGACAGCGACCACGCCTTCGACTGGCTCCGGAAGGAAGAGCAGTGA
- a CDS encoding ROK family protein, which produces MARLVASGAAVSKADLVAAAGLARTTVSTAVDELLDRGLLQVDGTRPTVGRGRPADRLALSPRGGHVLLADVGASSAHLAVVDLSQRMLARTEVPVDMTDGPDAVLRTVETQLTHLRETVPAEVPVRAVVIGLPGPVDGTHGVPIRPPIMPGWHAYPVAARLSQTFDCPAVLENDVNLRALGEARALPADQVPLLFVKVGTGIGGGLVSREGTLHHGADGAAGDIGHVRVRGAPDEPCVCGNVGCIEAVASAGAIARRLGAPGPPVPTAEVRALLARGDATAVAAVREAAALIGELVATLVHFYNPARVTIGGGLSAASDELLAGVRSVAYQRALPLATRNLVLTNSVLGEYAGLAGAAVLGIERALSTESIGLLLAQRA; this is translated from the coding sequence GTGGCCCGGCTCGTCGCATCCGGGGCCGCCGTGAGCAAGGCCGATCTGGTCGCCGCGGCCGGGTTGGCACGCACCACCGTCAGCACGGCGGTGGACGAGCTGCTCGACCGCGGCCTGCTGCAGGTCGACGGCACCCGCCCGACGGTCGGCCGGGGCCGGCCTGCCGACCGGCTCGCGCTCTCACCGCGCGGCGGCCACGTGCTGCTCGCCGACGTCGGCGCGAGCAGCGCGCACCTCGCCGTGGTCGACCTCAGCCAGCGGATGCTCGCGCGCACCGAGGTGCCCGTCGACATGACCGACGGCCCCGACGCGGTACTCCGAACGGTCGAGACGCAGCTCACCCACTTGCGCGAGACCGTGCCGGCGGAGGTTCCGGTGCGCGCCGTCGTGATCGGGCTGCCGGGGCCGGTGGACGGCACGCACGGCGTCCCGATCCGGCCGCCGATCATGCCCGGATGGCACGCCTACCCGGTGGCCGCGCGGCTCTCCCAGACCTTCGACTGCCCCGCCGTGCTGGAGAACGACGTCAACCTCCGCGCGCTCGGCGAGGCACGCGCGTTGCCCGCCGACCAGGTGCCGCTGCTGTTCGTCAAGGTCGGCACCGGCATCGGCGGCGGCCTGGTGAGCCGGGAGGGGACGCTGCACCACGGCGCCGACGGCGCGGCTGGCGACATCGGGCACGTCCGCGTGCGCGGCGCTCCCGACGAGCCCTGCGTCTGCGGGAACGTGGGCTGCATCGAGGCGGTGGCGTCGGCGGGCGCCATCGCGCGCCGGCTCGGCGCGCCGGGCCCGCCGGTCCCGACCGCGGAGGTGCGGGCTCTGCTCGCGCGCGGCGACGCCACCGCGGTCGCGGCCGTTCGCGAGGCGGCCGCACTGATCGGCGAGCTCGTCGCCACGCTGGTGCACTTCTACAACCCCGCCCGGGTCACAATCGGCGGCGGCCTCTCCGCCGCGAGCGACGAGCTGCTCGCCGGCGTGCGCAGCGTCGCCTACCAGCGCGCCCTGCCGCTCGCCACCCGGAACCTGGTGCTGACCAACAGCGTGCTCGGCGAGTACGCCGGGCTGGCGGGCGCGGCGGTGCTGGGCATCGAGCGCGCGCTGTCGACGGAGTCGATCGGACTGCTCCTCGCCCAGCGCGCGTGA
- the alc gene encoding allantoicase produces the protein MADFRELPDLALRSLGGAVVYANDDAFAAKENLITPGRPVFDPTTFGSQGKVYDGWETRRRRSPGHDEAIVRLGASGVVHGVVVDTAWFTGNYPPEIGVDGACADGLADVAALEWEPLVPRSAVSGDSENAFAVENPRRVTHVRLRIFPDGGVARLRVHGEALPDPSLLDVLGTADLAALEHGGRVVACSNAFYGSPNNLLLPGPARTMGEGWENARRRDDGNDWVEVALVAEAELVLAELDTSWFLHNAPGWAALTGRTADGGTVELLRRTALQPDTRHRFRVPATAVTHVRMDVFPDGGMARLRLHGALTPKGRTELAARWS, from the coding sequence ATGGCAGATTTCCGGGAGCTGCCCGATCTCGCGCTGCGTTCGCTGGGCGGCGCGGTCGTGTACGCCAACGACGACGCGTTCGCCGCGAAGGAGAACCTGATCACCCCGGGCCGGCCGGTGTTCGACCCCACCACGTTCGGCTCGCAGGGCAAGGTCTACGACGGCTGGGAGACGCGTCGCAGGCGCTCGCCGGGGCACGACGAAGCGATCGTGCGGCTGGGGGCGTCCGGGGTGGTGCACGGGGTCGTGGTCGACACGGCCTGGTTCACGGGCAACTACCCGCCCGAGATCGGGGTGGACGGCGCATGCGCCGACGGGCTCGCCGACGTGGCCGCGCTCGAGTGGGAGCCGCTCGTGCCCCGCTCGGCCGTGTCGGGTGACAGCGAGAACGCGTTCGCCGTCGAGAACCCGCGCCGGGTCACCCACGTCCGGCTGCGGATCTTCCCGGACGGCGGGGTGGCGCGGCTGCGGGTGCACGGCGAGGCGCTGCCCGACCCCTCGCTCCTGGACGTGCTCGGCACCGCCGACCTCGCCGCCCTCGAACACGGCGGCCGGGTGGTGGCCTGCTCGAACGCGTTCTACGGCTCCCCGAACAACCTGCTGCTGCCCGGCCCCGCCCGCACCATGGGCGAGGGCTGGGAGAACGCCCGGCGCCGCGACGACGGCAACGACTGGGTCGAGGTTGCGCTCGTCGCCGAGGCCGAGCTGGTGCTGGCCGAGCTCGACACGAGCTGGTTCCTGCACAACGCGCCCGGCTGGGCCGCGCTCACCGGCCGCACCGCCGACGGCGGCACGGTCGAGCTGCTGCGCCGCACCGCGCTGCAGCCCGACACGCGACACCGCTTCCGGGTTCCCGCCACCGCGGTGACCCACGTCCGGATGGACGTCTTCCCCGACGGCGGCATGGCCCGCCTACGGCTACACGGCGCGCTCACGCCGAAAGGCCGCACGGAACTGGCTGCCCGCTGGTCCTAG
- the allB gene encoding allantoinase AllB yields the protein MIVFRARRAVVEGVEQPAAVLVSGERIEAVLPFDLPVDARDVVLADDEVLLPGLVDTHVHVNEPGRTEWEGFATATRAAAAGGVTTIVDMPLNSLPPTVDVAALQTKRAAADGQCAVDVGFWGGAIPGNAGELAKLHAEGVFGVKCFLLDSGVPEFPPLDADGLKAALSAVAEYEGLLIAHAEDGEAIRPAAGRRYADFVASRPPEAEDGAIAMLLRLARETGARVHVVHLSAASALPLLAAARAEGLPVSVETCPHYLALTAEEVPDGDTRFKCCPPVREAANRDALWQGLADGVLDMIVSDHSPSPPDLKHLDTGDFGTAWGGIASLQVGLPVVWTEARRRGHGITDVVEWMAHAPAARVGLHHKGRITAGADADLVVFAPDEPYTVGELHHRHAVTPYAGRELQGVVRQTWLRGAPAGGTPRGRLLRRGES from the coding sequence GTGATCGTCTTCCGGGCGCGGCGGGCCGTCGTCGAGGGCGTCGAACAGCCCGCAGCCGTGCTGGTCTCCGGTGAGCGGATCGAAGCTGTGCTGCCGTTCGACCTCCCGGTCGACGCGCGGGACGTGGTCCTCGCCGACGACGAGGTGCTGCTCCCCGGGTTGGTCGACACCCACGTGCACGTCAACGAGCCGGGCCGCACCGAGTGGGAGGGCTTCGCCACCGCCACCCGGGCTGCCGCGGCGGGCGGCGTCACGACGATCGTGGACATGCCGCTCAACTCGCTGCCCCCGACCGTCGACGTGGCGGCCCTGCAGACCAAGCGGGCGGCGGCCGACGGGCAGTGTGCTGTGGACGTCGGGTTCTGGGGCGGGGCGATCCCCGGCAACGCGGGCGAGCTCGCGAAGCTGCACGCCGAGGGTGTCTTCGGCGTCAAGTGCTTCCTGCTCGACAGCGGGGTGCCGGAATTCCCGCCGCTCGACGCCGACGGGCTGAAGGCCGCGCTCTCCGCGGTGGCCGAGTACGAAGGGCTGCTGATCGCCCACGCCGAGGACGGCGAAGCGATCCGGCCCGCGGCCGGCCGCCGGTACGCCGACTTCGTGGCCTCCCGGCCCCCGGAGGCGGAGGACGGGGCGATCGCGATGCTCCTGCGGCTGGCCCGCGAGACCGGGGCGCGCGTGCACGTGGTGCACCTGTCGGCGGCGTCCGCGCTGCCGCTGCTGGCCGCGGCCCGCGCCGAAGGGCTCCCGGTGAGCGTCGAGACCTGCCCGCACTACCTCGCGCTCACCGCCGAGGAGGTGCCCGACGGCGACACCCGGTTCAAGTGCTGCCCGCCGGTGCGGGAGGCGGCCAACCGGGACGCGCTGTGGCAGGGCCTCGCCGACGGCGTGCTCGACATGATCGTCTCCGACCACTCGCCGTCCCCACCCGACCTCAAGCACCTCGACACCGGCGACTTCGGCACCGCGTGGGGCGGCATCGCGTCGCTGCAGGTCGGGCTGCCGGTCGTGTGGACCGAGGCCCGACGGCGCGGGCACGGGATCACCGACGTCGTCGAGTGGATGGCGCACGCGCCCGCCGCGCGCGTCGGGCTGCACCACAAGGGCCGGATCACCGCCGGTGCCGACGCCGATCTCGTCGTCTTCGCGCCGGACGAGCCCTACACGGTGGGGGAGCTGCACCACCGGCACGCGGTCACCCCGTACGCCGGCCGGGAGCTTCAGGGCGTGGTGCGCCAGACCTGGCTGCGCGGCGCGCCGGCCGGCGGGACGCCGCGCGGGCGGCTGCTGCGACGAGGAGAGAGCTGA